In the genome of uncultured Sphaerochaeta sp., the window CGATTGAATTTGGAAGATCGATTTGAATCCTGCATAGTTTTGTTCTGTCAAGTTTTGGGGCTAATCTAAACCAGGTGCCCCATACTATGAGACGTTTGTTTCGGTATACATAAAAACCTTGAGTATCAATGAATGAACTACCAAAGAATGTAAGATGTTCAATATCAGCATGGTTAAGAGCATTTGGATGTAACAGTTTGTGTGGAGTAACCATCAATGAAGAGGTTTTTACTTGTATGGTGATAGGTTCTGAAATGCCAGGAATTTTTCCCCGCAGAAATGGATCATTTGGCTTAAGATTGTTTCCATTTAAACTCATTGAGAGCTTTGTCAATCCGAATTCGCCCTCCAAATATCTGTGAAATATCAATTCCAAATGTTTCTTTACTGAATCCAACATTTTTACAAAAACATTCTGTATTTCACTAGTCTGTGCCTGAATCCTATCAAAATCCTGCCAGACTACAACAGTCCCAGAATTGTTCAAGTGTAACGGAGTGTTTACTAATATTTTGCGGCATTCATCTTCGGGGATTACCAAATACCGCCATTCATTTGTTTTCTCGATTTGGTCAAGAGACCAACAGCCTCCAAGAATCTTCCCCTGCTGTTTTGTAATTACTGTAAGAGTCCTGCATTGAGAAAGAGATGCCGTTTTCAATCCCAGTCCATATCTTCCTAAATCTGATTCAGAACGTTTCGATAAAAAACCGTTCTTACCCCCAAAGGTCATGGCATTATCAAGTTCTACTTGATTCATACCTTTACCGTTGTCACAGATATAAAGAATGGGGTCATAACTTGGAGGAGCTAACAAATCAATGTTACTTGCCTGTGCAGATATACTATTGTCAATAATATCCGCAACAGCAGCCTCTATTGAGTATCCGATAGAGCGATTTGAATTGATCATATTGAACGCAGAAGGAAGAACTTCCCTCGAGTTTTGTGTTAATATCATAATAATAATTATAACATGGCTATATCATCTCCATCAAAAAAAACACCTTTCTCAAAGAGATTTTTCTGCACAAATTCTGCATTGATTTCTGTACCTAAGCGTTTTCGCAAGGAAAGTAGGCCTTGGGCGGTTATAGCACTGATTGCAATATGGACTTTCTCAGATAATTGCTTTAATGCTGTGTCAACGTCACCACAAAAACCTCCAGCAATGTAGAGATAGTATTTGAGTTGATGATTAGGTGGCGATATCTCTGCAAAGCTAGGAACATAGGTATTTACCATTTTGAGCATATCTGTATGCTCAAAAGAATATTTATATGTTGCCTTCACCTCAGCAAATCCACTTTCAAGACTTCCTGAGCGTTGGATAAGTACATCGGTGTAGTTCCCGCGCCAATTATTCTTGGATATCTTTCTTCCAATCCAAATAGATTCATCAAAACCTAACTGGATAAGAAGATTGGTTGTGGCTTTTTCAAATTCATTTGACTTTTTCCCACCAGAATAAGCATATTCAAGATAAATATTGTCTTCTAGAGAGTTCTTTTTTTTCTGTAATGGTGCAATTACAGTAGAGATATCTTCATTTCTAAATCCATATCCGTTCAGCGAACTAATAAACTCAGCAACTTCATCCCCCATAAATGGGTTTTTATTAATGTAGTCAACATACTTGATCTGGATAAGAGTCTCAGCACCCGAAAGCTTCTTTGGCGATGTGTCCTCATCTCGACGGGTATCTTTTGCATTAAGATATCGGCCATAAGCTCTCTGAAAAGATTCATTGTTTTCAGGATTATCAATAAACCTATTTCCCTCTTGTACGATTAAAGCACTAATCCACGCTTTATAATTTGGATTAATGCTAAAAGAAATTCTTCCTAGGTCATCGGGACTACTATTTTGAATAATCAAATCTGCTGCTGAAAGAAAATTCCTGCCAGTGTTTGCAATATCCTTCAAATTGCTTAAGGCTTTATTGATATCAGAACTGGTAGATCGTGGAGTGTACATATCCGTTGCAGGATTGTTCATAACATCAAGGATGTCTTCTCCTGATCGCAATCTGAGAATTAGATTCACACAATAATCAAAGCACTTGTTAGAATGCCCATACATAACAGGAATTTGAATTTCGTAATCAGAAAGATGTCCTCCTAGCCGCTCATCCATCATCAACTGAAGAAGAAACTGCATCGGCTTTATTTGTATTCGCCCATCAATTTGAACGTTCCTATTTCGACTGTATACTGAAGGATACTGGTAGCGTAAAAGAGAGTATTGCAAAACCTTCAACGGGTTTTCACTGTTTATCATTGCTTCCCCAGCAATGGTCAATCCAAAATTACTTTCACCAGTGCCATTTCCGCTATCCTTCTTGCGGTAGAGGAAACCTAACGATTCCATTTGAGCGTAATATGTGCGCATGCCCCCTGATTTGGTATCTCTTATGTCAGCCTTGCGTTTTAGACCCAATTCACTCAGAAGACTATACATAGTCATCTGTGTTGCTTGTGAGCCAATATCTTCAGTCTTTCCAACTTGCATAATAACCTTTAGAATCTGAGAAAGTTTCCAAGGGTAGATGCTTCGAATATTCCGTGAGAACATCCAAAGTCTTCGGGAATTGGCGTCAAAGTTAAGCAAGCATCCATCGCTCATCTTACTGGATCTCCTTTAGGCAAAATATTGCATGGTATAGATGGATACTCTATTCCTGCAAATGTCTTCAAAATTGCTTCAAAAATTATCTTAGCACCTCTACAAGGAACAGCCATACCGATTTGTTTGCGAACCTTTTCTTTTGATCCTTCAAATATATAGTCATCGGGGAACGTTTGAAGCCTTGCTCTTTCACGGTTTGTTAATGCACGAGGTTCCTCCCAATGGTAAATATGTGTTCCGCCTCCACCGGAGCCTGTAACCGTATAAGCAGGTCTTGAAGGGTCCAGCCTTTTATAAATCTGGCTAATTTTTGCTCCTTTTACATTCAATTGCAGATCTGGTGGGAGATTTGCATTAAAAGCATTCTGACCCGGTTTGATGTGTTTCAGTCGTTCAACTACTTTTTCTGATTGCATAGTCCTTTCATTGTTTGGAGCGTCTTTTGGGATAGGAGGACATTCGATAGCTGTTTTGCATGTTACATCAGCATTTATATAGGGTTCTGTTGAGGGTACCTTATACTCATAAGGAAGGTCCTCTCTGATTCCAATAATAATAATTCTATGTCTCATTTGAGGAATACCATATTCCTCAAACTTGTAAAGATTCGGATAGAGACGATAACCGCATGCGCGCAAATCATCAAGGATTTTTTTAAAGGTTGAACCTTCGTTTGCTGCTGCCAATCCTCCAACATTCTCAGCAAGAAACCATTTCGGATGATATGTGTTGAGAGCCTTAACCCCGTATGTATAGAGAGGTCCGAATTCTCCATGAAGGCCTTTCTTTTCTCCAACATTTGAAAAGTCATTACAAGGAAAGCCAAAAGCTAGGGCATCGATAGTACCTAACTTTTCAATATCCAATGTACGCACATCATGACATATTACTGATTCAGGTTTATCTGGACATATGTTTCGAATATAGGTATTACAGGTGTCTTGATCAAAATCATTAGCCCAGGCATGTTCTATTCGCACTCCCGGAACATTTGCTCTTTGATACCCGTTAGCTAACCCTCCCGGGCCGCAAAACAACTCTCCCATACGAAATACAGTTTCTGCCTTCTCTAGTTCAGGGGCTGAAAAGTTCCAAACAAACTGTGCTCCCAATGCTTTTGCAATTCCATCAAGTTGTGCAACTGTAAAATTCCCACGGCGGAGTTTGTTATAAAAATTCTGAGGAGTCATATTAAGACGTGATGCTAATTCAGCATTGCTGACGTGCATCAGTTTGCATAATTCTTTGATCTTTTCGGCAGTGATGATTTTATCTTCTTTCATTGATTCCTTCTACAAAATACTCATGTATCATACACTAAAAAGTGTATTTATCTACCAGAGAATTGCAATGATTCAACTATATTTATGCTTTTTTAAACAAAACGTAGCAAAATAATTTTTACCTAAGAAATAAGGAACCCCTTTGTATATTTGCATCCAGGAAAATAGCCAAAGAGGTTGAGCCTCATTAATTTATTAGGTGACTATTCGGAGAAGTGTCATCTGCCAAGAACTACGGGAAGCCATTAATCTCTATTACAAAATATATTACTTTTCTTGACGAATGCTCCCTCCTCGTTCATACAAATAGGAGGAGCCAGCCATGCAAGAACTCTATCCCTACTCAAATTCCCGACCCAATTATAACTAGGTCTCGTCCTCTTCCTGTTCGCTATCATCTTCAGGCTTATTGAACTCCTCGACATTCAAAGTCTCACCCTTCCAATGGTACTCGATTTTCAGGAGGTCGAAGATCAGCCTTTGTGCCTTGGTGGGTACTGTCCACAGGTCCTTATAGGTACCGGTGAAGTGAATCCTTGAATAGGTGGAAACCTTGTTCAGCATGTCCTTGGAGTCCCAGTACTTCCTATCCCTCGGCTTGATGGCCGAGACCTTGCCTCTCAGATCATTGAGCAGGATGAGGGTGATGAAGTTGACGAACAGTCTGCCCTTCATGGTTTTCTCACCATGAACGTTGAGCCTATTGCAGTCCAGCAGGTTCTTCATGTCGTCGAAGTGGAACTCGATATCGCACCTTCGGTTGTAGTGCTCCAAGGCCTTGGATGCATCTTTTTCCGCATTGGTGAGGATGATCCAGAACCCGCTGTAGCCGTTGATGTAGGAAGTGACGGCCTCCTCGTTCAGGCTGACCTTTCTTCCCCGCTTGGGCGTCTCCTTGACGGTGAAGTACGTCTCGTACAGGCCTTTGTTCCTTTCGACGATATTCCCGCTTGCAAGCTCCTCCTCGCACTTTCGCAGCCTGAGCATCAGCGATGCGATGTCCTGTTCCTTCCTGACGGGGTCGAAGTAGACATGCCGCCAGGTCCTGCCGTAGGACTCGGTCTTGTAGTCGGTGACACCGTAGATGTAGGACTTGTCATCCTCTGGGTTCCTGATGATGTTAGCCGGTCTTCTGATGGAGTCCCTGACCTTGTCGATCAATTCCTTCTGCCACTTGAGGCTGGATGGTACGGGGATGGTGAACTTCTGTCCCTTTCCTGCAATATTTCTGAGATTGGCTTCACTGTAGAAGCCTCTGTCGCCAACCAGGTTTATGTCCTTCACATCGAGCTTTTCCAAGCTGCCCAGCACATGGTCGAGGACGATGGAATCGGACATGCTGCCGGGCAGTTCCGAGTACCAGAGTGGGACGTTCGACGAGTGGGAACTGAGCAGTCCGAGATTGATCTGCCTCAGGTTCTCGTGGTCGCGGTTGTACCCCCGTTCCACATATGTATTGGTTTTACCATATGAGGATATGCTGGTGATATCGAACAGCAGTGCCTTTTTCTTCGCCTGTCTGTTGATCCAAAGCTTGAAGAAGGTGTTGCGCCTGTCGTCGGACAGGGAGGCGAGCAGCTCGCTGATGCGCTGCGAGCAAAGGGCGCTGCCGTTGAAACCCCGGTCATCCAGCCAGTCCTCGGCTCTGCTGAGGGCTTTGCCCTCGCAGACGCTGTACCTTGCAAGCTTGAGGATGGCATCGGCGTCATCGGATCCGAAGGCTTCCTTCAGAACTGGTTTGATGCCGGTATCCTTGACCACCTTGTCCATGATGAGGTTCTGTCCCATCAGCGTGGTCTTGGAGACAAGCGGATTCTCGGCCTTGACGGCTTCCTTCCTTGCCAGATAGTA includes:
- the dcm gene encoding DNA (cytosine-5-)-methyltransferase — protein: MKEDKIITAEKIKELCKLMHVSNAELASRLNMTPQNFYNKLRRGNFTVAQLDGIAKALGAQFVWNFSAPELEKAETVFRMGELFCGPGGLANGYQRANVPGVRIEHAWANDFDQDTCNTYIRNICPDKPESVICHDVRTLDIEKLGTIDALAFGFPCNDFSNVGEKKGLHGEFGPLYTYGVKALNTYHPKWFLAENVGGLAAANEGSTFKKILDDLRACGYRLYPNLYKFEEYGIPQMRHRIIIIGIREDLPYEYKVPSTEPYINADVTCKTAIECPPIPKDAPNNERTMQSEKVVERLKHIKPGQNAFNANLPPDLQLNVKGAKISQIYKRLDPSRPAYTVTGSGGGGTHIYHWEEPRALTNRERARLQTFPDDYIFEGSKEKVRKQIGMAVPCRGAKIIFEAILKTFAGIEYPSIPCNILPKGDPVR
- a CDS encoding transposase, giving the protein MIDANAKPTKIIRVTNKKNGVTYLYEDQAFWNSEKKRGEHKRKCIGRLGPDGDAIYNEYYLARKEAVKAENPLVSKTTLMGQNLIMDKVVKDTGIKPVLKEAFGSDDADAILKLARYSVCEGKALSRAEDWLDDRGFNGSALCSQRISELLASLSDDRRNTFFKLWINRQAKKKALLFDITSISSYGKTNTYVERGYNRDHENLRQINLGLLSSHSSNVPLWYSELPGSMSDSIVLDHVLGSLEKLDVKDINLVGDRGFYSEANLRNIAGKGQKFTIPVPSSLKWQKELIDKVRDSIRRPANIIRNPEDDKSYIYGVTDYKTESYGRTWRHVYFDPVRKEQDIASLMLRLRKCEEELASGNIVERNKGLYETYFTVKETPKRGRKVSLNEEAVTSYINGYSGFWIILTNAEKDASKALEHYNRRCDIEFHFDDMKNLLDCNRLNVHGEKTMKGRLFVNFITLILLNDLRGKVSAIKPRDRKYWDSKDMLNKVSTYSRIHFTGTYKDLWTVPTKAQRLIFDLLKIEYHWKGETLNVEEFNKPEDDSEQEEDET
- a CDS encoding ATP-binding protein, which produces MILTQNSREVLPSAFNMINSNRSIGYSIEAAVADIIDNSISAQASNIDLLAPPSYDPILYICDNGKGMNQVELDNAMTFGGKNGFLSKRSESDLGRYGLGLKTASLSQCRTLTVITKQQGKILGGCWSLDQIEKTNEWRYLVIPEDECRKILVNTPLHLNNSGTVVVWQDFDRIQAQTSEIQNVFVKMLDSVKKHLELIFHRYLEGEFGLTKLSMSLNGNNLKPNDPFLRGKIPGISEPITIQVKTSSLMVTPHKLLHPNALNHADIEHLTFFGSSFIDTQGFYVYRNKRLIVWGTWFRLAPKLDRTKLCRIQIDLPNSIDHEWSLDIKKSTATPPAAIRRELKSILDHNLELSIQTFSKRVSRRRKDLVPYWNRMSTPNGVKYEVNVEHPQLKCFLNQLSDSQKKSFRGILKDIATFFPVGQMQVDLQKDITIENEIECDMYSDDDISSRALTLLSAGFTLEDLKKTELFSVYPEVLKKLRK